attggATAAAACTGTTCGTACTGTTGACAAATCCATTACCCGACATGTCATGTCAACAACGTATCATCATCAACGATTGGTCTAACGACCTGTCTCATCTCAAACATTTGTTTAACTGAAAGTATTGACATTCACTAAATCGGCTGAATGAATCCCAAGTCATTCACGCGCATGCGTCTTATCTCATGACGTGACGTCAGcattgatttgttttattttgctgctgTTCAATATTGAATATGACAGCAACGAAAGGCGACGTCAGAATTCCAACAacatagaaattatttttaaaaagtgaggCCTACGGAATAATATCAGCACTGAAATCAGGCCAACTTACTGAGTACTTttgggccgagagagagagagagagagagagagagagagagagagagagagagagagagagagaggacgaaatgAGCTAAAGTTAAAGGGAAAACCGATCTTTTATTAGGAGTCCatataagtgaaaatgagtgaaagTCTGTGGCACAAATTGACATGACACGACCCTTGTATTCGACTTTGGGTCATAATGAACAGAGGCTGAAATGGACTGAGGAGGTCCAGAGGCCTCGTACAGAAAGAACCTTTCGTTCTGGTTTTTATTCGTGGAGGAATGTtgctgacctcctcctcctcctcctcctcctcctcctcctcctcctccggctcCTTTATGGCACTTGTTGCTGCTCTTTTCTCATCGCATTCCGTCCTCCTTCACCTCACTCCTCACTTCACCCCCTCCTCACTTCACCTCCCTCatcccacctcctccacctcacCCCCACTTTTACTCCCACCCCAACTCAAGTCACCTCAACCCTCCTCAGCTCACCTCATCCCACCTCAAGTCACCCCACCCCACTTCTCCCCCCACCTCACCTCAGTCACCTCACACCACCTCACCCAaatcaccccaccccacctcaaCCCTACTCCCACCTCTCCCACCTCACATCAAGTCATCCCACCCCACAACTCCCCACCCCACCTCACTTCCTTCACCCCAActctccctaccctaccccactctcccacccaccccaccccccagtcatcacaTTCCACCtcttcccagccacctcaagtcaCCCCATTCcacctctccccaccccacccaagtCACCCCACCCACCTCAagtcaccccaccccacctcatCTCACTCATCCCATCCCACTTCACACCACCCCACCTAACCTCAcatcaccccaccccaccccatctcACCTCACATCACCCCACCACATCTCACCTCTCCCCACTTCACCACACCTCTCCCCACCACACCTCACCCTACTACATCTCAGTTCACCTCACCCCATCCCATTTCACCCTACAACGTCTcaccccaccccatcccacctcactctctctctctctctctctctctctctctctctctctcacacacacacacactcacagacacacaaacacatcttgCCTTCCCAAAAATTGCATCTTGTAAATCCCAGAGAGCTCTTATTAGGGTCAGAGAGGCCTATCTGTCGAAGGATAATGTTCCTTCGTGTCCTTTAGCGTTTGGTATGAAAACATcgcaaaatataataaactattAAAGTTCATGAAAGGTCCGTGTAATTGAATGACAGGGCAGTTATTCAGGTCGTGAAAAACTGTGTATACAAACACCTTTACACTCAGAATGTAAGATTTTGTTAGCaatacaaaactgtatttacatttatgtttgaAGTCTAAACAAGCCTGTTTGTACATTTCTGACTGAACGTTGAGTAATACCCTGCATACTCTTTATTAACGCATgggaaaataaacatacacacacacacatacataaatattcaattCCAGTGAAAGTCACAGATAATTGCTTGATATCAGCAggaaaaaaggtatatataatatatatatatatatatatatatatatatatatatatatatatatatatatatatatatatatatatatatatatatatatatatatatatataaataaaggatatAAATCAAAAATGCCATGCCAACTTTCGCTCAGGAAAGTGACACGACGGAgcggtgctaggcctttcgacttacttcTAAATAAAGGACAGTAAATCAAAATGCCTAGGACCACTCCgtcttttcactttccttcgtggcattacctttatttatatatatactcatcatgttccatatttttgtgattcagttttacacacacacacacacacacacacacacacacacatatatatatatatatatatatatatatatatatatatatatatatatatatatatatatatatatttgatactgaatatgtttctgaaggaaagaagttttataaatatatatattttatcagaagATGTGgtttcgacccatgataacacacATTTTTTGATACTCCAGGTATGGTTGCTCTGAAGTGTATCGTGAAATCGTTTTGAAAATGCCCAGGCAGGCGTGTGTGAGTGAGGGTAGCAAGAAGCTGAAGGGCATATTCAGTTTCTACAGTTTCTATAAGCAATGGGTCCAATACAGGGAGGGGTTAAACttgggtagaattactaaactgtaacaGTTCAATTAAAGATATCAGAGGGATACATATGTGGCAGATTTTGAAGATTGGGTTGATTACAAAATAATTCTCCCCAGCTATTTTAGGGGACAACAATGAATTCCCAGAGGCAGAATTACAGgttaggagacaggtttttagggatcatttagctaatgctgattataaagggTACATAAAGGGGGTGGAAAATGttttggctgagtttgcagatattgtcgctcttaaaggggataagttggggttaactaatgtgttagaacacaaggttcatttggaggatgagactaagcctatttttgtcccttcatacaggattccttttaagattagggaacaggtagagcaagaggccaataagtgggaagaggaaggtataattaggcccagttcctcgccttttgattttccattgttagcagtgcctggACAAGGATGGCTCTATCACGTGTGTGTGGATTTTTAGGGCGATTGAATGATAAGTCAATCCCAGACCGCTATCCgttggcgtgtttgccagatttgtttgtagaaatctggggtaaaaatatttactcttcaattgatctgatgcaggggTTTTTGCAAGTTCCCACACCTTAAATGAGGAGAGTCGCAAGTATACTGCTTTTTCTTTGCTGGAGGGTCATTATAAGTTTACGCGGATGCCATTTGGTTTGTCGGGTAGCCCTATGACTTTTACGAGGTTGGTAAATAGAGTTTTCCCTGGTTTGTTAGGGAAGTATGTTtatgtgtacatggatgacatcttgattctAGAGGTACTTAAAGAGGTTCTTAAAAGACAGGTTAGCGAGTCTGAAGATTAAATTAGCCAAAATGTGATTTCTTGaggaagcagatagtatatttgggttaTGTTATTTCTGAGGGAGGTGTCAGGGTAAATGGGGACACAAGTTAGGCAATCATGGATTTTCATActcctaaaaataagaagcagattcatTCTTTCTTGGGGATGGTGGGATTTTTCCGGGGATTTGTAAAAGGTTTTCCACCCTATCGCCTCCATTGACAGACGTGTTGAGGGATGATATGTAGTTTGTGTGGGGTGGGAGGAAACAGTCGGCCTCTCAGAAAATTAAAGATGCTTTAATGAGTCCCCCggtgctgaagtttccagatttcaagcaacctttcacgttggtgacagatgccagtcacgaggGCATAGGAGCTTGTCTTATGcggaaatttgagggtaaattgcatcctgTAGCattctacagtaggaagtttaagatgcGAGGGAGTAATGAGATGTCTATGTGCATAAGGGACAAGCAGGCATTTGTGGTAGTGTCTAATTTGTATCATTTTTagatgttattgttgggcaaCAAAGTTGAGGTTATTGCAGATCATgagccgttgttggatcttttaataagccggatctttctcctaagagagataggtggtttttgacaattaaaaattttgatgCCAATGTTAGCTGTATTGAAGGTAGCTGATGCCCCTAGTAGGGTTTTTTATGATTCAGATGGGTGTCATGTTTGTTATGTATCAGGAGATTGCAaaagactgggatattagtttagtggaggctaaacaggatgaggatgaaattttggctgatgcaaaggcgtttcttagaggggaaatTAGTTAGAAAGGGTTATATGTTGCCTTTTGCAATTCCTAAatagagttagagggtaatttgttagttaggaaaattaaatataagctgaGGAAATAAATGAGGGTAAATAGATACAACACAGATAGTTGTCCCAAAGAGTCTAGTGTACAAAcggttttggatattgttcattgtaggtttggtagtccacatttgggtattgagaagacttATCACAATGTACAGGGGAAGTTTTCTTGGAAGGACATGCTCACATCAGTGAAGGattttgtgaggggatgttcagtttgcaatgcatgcaagccagcgaGGGTTACTTCGTGTTTACACAAAGTAACCCTTATCACCCATCATTTCCTATCCCCAAGAGAACCTTTCAGTATGTCCATATGGACCTTACTTCCAATTTCTGTGAGTCTAATTATAGGCACAGACATTTCGTTGGTTATTGGGGATGAATTAACTAGatttgtagagattttccctttgaagcacAAGACAGCGAAGGAAAGAGCGGTTGCGtttttttaaggatttatttGTCGTAATGGAGTTCCTGCCATACTTATTACGGATAAtaggagagaatttgtgaataagacgttAGATTGTCTTGCGGAGGTTATGGGAATTTggaaagtaactattattccgcatagaccagaagctaatgggttatgtgaacGAGCCAATAGGAAAGTTATTGAGGCTGTCAGAGTCACTGCAGGGggtaatgatgtgaattgggatcaGTATATCGTGCAGGTCTGGCATAACATTAATACTATATGGTTAGCGGTACTATTGCGATGTCTCCCACTGAGGCGGTCTTTGGTTATCCAGCACTAGCAGCATTTGATTTGTTATCCATGCCGTCTCGTTGTGATGATATGGTTAGATCATTGGTCTTTACTATTAAGGAGAGATATGCATGCCTTGCTAGGGATCTCGGGTTGAAGACACAGGAAATGGTTGACAGTAGCAATTCTAAGccagataatgttaaagttgctgtTGGTGACAGGGTTTTTGttaagataaatgtcaggaatcagttgaattataaattagggcttaagtttgagggtccattttgggttgtggaaataaagaaatggaacAGGTATGTTGTTCGAGACGAAAAAACGGACTTGTCCAggttgatacatatatatataagatcaagAGGAGAGCTTGAAGGGGAATTTGTGGGTTCAtttctattattcctcttctttttattatgtacttttattcgctttttattttgatttgcgGGTTCCCAGAAATGTAATCTGGGGGTTTTGAACATGAGAGGACACTTGTCAGTGGAGTTTTATAGATCTTGGTTGTCTGATTTTAGtccgttttgttgttttttttttttttctttccacgcGAGTGCTGCAGTTTGGCGTAAAAAGCTGTGGGAATTTTAGCAATGCTGAGGTCATGTTTGTTAAATGAGGTGCAAGAGATACTGTAGAGTTTTGggttgtagtgtttttttttttcgaggtctGCCTATTTAtaagtaacttttctttttttatttttttagatgttgaagCTCTGTTTGCTTGTAGCCTTTGGGGCAGCCTGGGCAAAAAGGGTGCTAtggttttttctttcataagGGGTGTTATGGTCTTATATATGGTTTTGGTGACTTATGGTTTTGTGGCTTTATGAGATTACATTTTGCAGatgtttttttggttttctgatctTTTGAGGTGTAGGAGTTATTGTAAtggttttatggttatataatatatttgattttttgtagtaaaggtgattttatgtaattataggGACATTAGCTAGTGTGTCAGTTGCAAGCTTAGTGAAGGTTGAACAAGTAGGGGAGGGGAAATTAGCTTTACAGGGTAAATCTTTGACGGCATTacgagacagtaataataaattgcgTGAGGGTTTGGGAAATTGAGGACTTCTTTGAATGGGGTACTGGTTACTGTTGAGGGTGTTCGGGGAGACTTAGCTCTTTcgattgttttttcctcttgtcaaactaccttacttGATGTTGAGAAAGAAGCGGGGTCTTTATTAACGGTGATTGAAACTCAGGTTCAAGCAGTTATAGCTGCTTCTAAGGGGCgtatttttggggatattttaccaCTGGGGGCTCTGGAATCTGCTTTGGAAAACGCATcatatctttatggttcacaaatatttttcacttgaGGGAATTTGTATCGTTATTACAAGGTTTTGAAAGTATGCCTGTCTGATAGAGGGCTGCTTGTGGAGGCtcctgttagtgatatgaaattgtttcataattttgttatcCAGCCTTTTcttagtagttttgatggttcgatggtgacatgggatggaacagagactatgtatattttgggtgatCAGTATCAGCCCCCTGCTGTCAATTATAAGTCAGGGTGTACTTTAGTTCACGACAGATACGTTTGTGACAgtaggatttttgctcttaggaacatcgacttgttaggatgtgaatcagacaccttcagactgtgactttacaacattccCGGCTGGAGTTCGAGTGGCCTCTACGAAGACCCTCACAACATTttttttgtgcaagctgccaGATCTCCACCCGACGTCATAATACATCGGGTGCCCTCTGGCTGAAAAGATCTCACCTCTTCGATGCTGCTTGTCTGATCATCATGCCAAAATTCCAAGTGCTCAGCAGAATGGTGTAAAATTCGAGCACTCTTATCTTCATGCGTCACCTTCATGGGGAACACAGCGTTATCCCTGTGGTTTCTCCTAGGGTGGACATAACTACAATTCTTCCACTTCCCCCACTGCCTGAAGATGACTTCTTTGTTCCACCGCACTACATTCTCTCATCGATTTTCTTGTTGGTGGCGGTCTTAGTCATTATGCTGTGTGTGGTGTTGGGCGTAAAATGCACTAAGAACCAATGTGCAAAGAACTATTCCACCCAAGAGAAGCCAGACCCATGTGTTGCTCTTCAACTGGTGCATGAGTCAGGGGAATAGAACTCATTGCTTCTCTCATGCCAGGGGCAGCACAATTGGTGGCCGAGCAGCGAAATGCTTAAGGATATTGGTATAttatattgttggttttttttgGGTTAAGCAGTTTGCTTGGAGATGTTCTGGGCAAAGGTACATGGAAACAATGCCTATGTAGTCAGCAGGTCAGTGCTGCCGAAGGCCTAGCGCCAGTAAGGCTTCTCACGGAAACAAGGGGGCATCGTACCCTGGGCGATGAGCTGGCTATGCCGctggaagtcgtcaagttccggCTAGAGCGTTCATTCATTCGCTTTCATGGGCATGTCACACAAGGTTTGAACTTttcaatttgagtacaggttagacatttcaggaTTAGATCCCTTTGTGCTCATATCTGCTTCCCTGGAAGATTTGgtgactgcctgtgaggtgagctggaacattatttccaagaaaacctgaatgggtttaattaactttgtttaacatgtgcTGGTTTATTTTTACCTGCtgtgtctctttgatttttattgatgattttaccatgtttaattatgtgcatttcttttggggttggtaagatgggaaaacatcccacatttttttctgtgcctatttttaaaagttgtgtttttccctttgtttcttcagatgtattgaatagaggtcaaaTAGATGGAGGGGAAGATGACTTATCATGACTTTGGTCATGTGACTTATTTTAACTCTTATGTTGTAGAGACTCATTTAGTGGAAGTTGATTGCACCATGTTGATTGCACCATTGTCAGGTTGAGGGTGAATaaattttcccatttcatttttttcatttcatttcaaaccacttgcATGTCATGTTATTGAACAAATTATTCTGTCCTTTTGCtattcttccttagttcagttagtgacctggataacgagagagagagagagagagagagagagagagagagagagagagagagagagagaaatatttagaatgtGTGATCCAGTACGTGACTGTTTATTGGTAACTGGAGAATCTTTGAGAAATAagttgatatgacattgttcttaaaacagatgtggaaggggGTTATGACCCTATCTAACCTTGTATAATAGGGAATAATAGTTATAAAGGAAGACTCATGGACAGAAACACTTTATATTTTAGTGATCGAAGTATTGTGGCCTAGAGTATCAATAGTTCCCTAAATAAATCCTATTAACTATAGCCTTAAGTAATGAAATGAGATAAAGTTACTATAATCTCAGATTGTTGGAGAAGTAGACACGCAAGTCATATTTAGAAAGTGTATTGATTATTTAACCACAAAGTTGACTTAGGCACGTGAATGGGTAACATCTGATTCACAGAACAATGGCACAGCGTGAACAACACTCGAAAGAgaaatttttctttgtggaatggactagagagacagacagacagcagacATAATACTGTCCCAAGTGAAAAATTACTACACTAGTTCTTTTTCAACCAACTACCTTGATTCTGACTACGTTTCTAGTTGGTGTAGTTAATGTGAGACGAAGATTTGGACCCTGAAAATTTCAGTTGCTCTCATCATAAATCATCTTCTATACCTTAATATGTAAAACTTGTCTgctaatatatgtacacacacaccatatatatatatatatatatatatatatatatatatatatatatatatatatatatatatatatatatatatatagagagagagagagagagagagagagagagagagagagagagagagacattttctgTTACTTTGTAATTAATAAGAGCCAAAGACAAGGTGAAATCACCAGTGGATATTTGATATAAACCTatgcctttattatatatacattgctgaagagagattgagagagagagagagagagagagagagagagagaatcgcagcAACCTATTTACGTCATATCAATAGTTAACTGAGCGACAGTTACTCAAAGACAGcaaaattttctattatttatgataaaacttCTTCACTCTAAGACAactcccttctcctccctctaCCCACCCTATCCCCCCCTCCCTAGGTACATTGCCCTTCTCCCGCCTGGAGAAAGAGAATCAAAATCAGATCATATCAATGAGAGAACTGAACAAAAGTTACTCAAAGAAGGtcaaaattctcattttcattatccgataaagaaaaaaatatactccctcctccttcccccacccctccccagaaagaaaaaaaacctatCAATTAATTCTGAAGCATGTCCTCTTCCCTCCAACGGGTGATAATTAATCCCCAGTACTTTACTTCAATTTCATCACTTGACCCTTCTTATAGAATCTGAAAAAGTTGACCTCCATGTTTATGATGGATTAAAAGGTCGAATCTCTGAATGTGGATTGAAAAAACCCCGAAAAGAAGGTCTTTAAAAATGCCTCATTTACCTATCTacctggaaatataaaaaaataagtctgaATAATACTGACATCCCAACGTCATTTCTCTTGGATTTCTTAAAAAGTCTAAAAGTCTAAAGGGCTGATAAAATGAAGACTAATTGGGTTGCATGTCCCAAAGTTCTTCCAATTttcctaattaattaattagtagAGAGTTCAATTTCTAATTATTTCTTCCCCAATTAAGTTCTTCATAACTTTCCTTACTTTTAGGTTCtaagagagattaaagagagagagaatagagatatatagatatatatatatatttctaattatttctctatatataccAGGTAATATATATGCAGGAAATGGACTTCATAACTGATTATACTGATAGGTTCTATAAATTAGCGTTAAATGTATTACTGAGGtcgtcaataatatatatatatatatatatatatatatatatatatatatatatatatatatatatatatatatatatatatatatatatatatatatatacttatgtatgtatttacagtatcTGCTGGCCAATGTTACCAGATGTACACATGTAATCTAAAGAGCTGCAATGACCTTTTAACTAACAGATCTCTACACAATTTTCGGACCCACCTATCccactacaagccttgaatccagacGGGTAATAAACGAGGGATTAattattttcctccttggctCGATTCGAACCCACCCACCTTACTGAGGTTTCTGGCGAATAGAAAATCTTGAAATTTAAGTGTCTAATTTTATATCTCGCTTCTCGAACCTACTGGAAAATTGTTGGGGAAATTGAGTAGAAAGATTAATAAAGAAAGTTAGCACAGTAAGTTGGCAGTAcgaaataaatatatggaaagaaaaaaaaactttttttcctctattaacaaacaacaacaacaacaaaaagattcAGGTGTTGGTCCCAGGTAAAGAGAGCGAGGAGCAGATCAGATCGAGTAGATGGAGGAAGGGAAGTCGTGGTCTTTAAAGGAACCACAAAAGAACCCCCAACAGGAGCTTTGGTGAAAGGTCCTGAGGGTTCAATGGTGAGCTGGTGAACGGTGATTTGGTTCCCGGCTCATAAACCGGGTTAGGGAATGTCCGGGACTGATTTAGAAGCAAAATACTACAGACTGCAAGCGTCGTGCTTTCTGTCTGCTGTGTAGTGCTTCTGACAACCTCcacaagactatatatatatatatatatatatatatatatatatatatatatatatatatatatatatatatatatatatatatatatatatatatatatacatacatatatatatatatatatgtatatatatatatatatatatatatatatgtattagagaGGGGTCTGAAGCAACTGGAAGCCTTTTGCACGTCATaaccaaagaaagaagaaagaactgGGTGAGGaaatgaagtgaggaaaatcACTTGAGGAGACATTTGAGGGAAGAGACGAGAGCG
The sequence above is drawn from the Macrobrachium rosenbergii isolate ZJJX-2024 chromosome 15, ASM4041242v1, whole genome shotgun sequence genome and encodes:
- the LOC136846841 gene encoding uncharacterized protein, which encodes MLLTSSSSSSSSSSSSSGSFMALVAALFSSHSVLLHLTPHFTPSSLHLPHPTSSTSPPLLLPPQLKSPQPSSAHLIPPQVTPPHFSPHLTSVTSHHLTQITPPHLNPTPTSPTSHQVIPPHNSPPHLTSFTPTLPTLPHSPTHPTPQSSHSTSSQPPQVTPFHLSPPHPSHPTHLKSPHPTSSHSSHPTSHHPT